In Onychostoma macrolepis isolate SWU-2019 chromosome 04, ASM1243209v1, whole genome shotgun sequence, one DNA window encodes the following:
- the LOC131539452 gene encoding gastrula zinc finger protein XlCGF57.1-like: MAFIKEESEDMKIEEVFRVKHEDTEEQTDLMALKEERQELTKIEDQDQYERLDFMTAETTSSPKKVQKTESNSYLTCHQCGKSFKQKYNLQMHMKVHTGEKPFKCHQCGKSFARKESVKRHMNCHTGMKPFICQVCGACLAHKQSLDSHMKQHSGENGFTCNRCGESFTCKGNLKTHVRLHTGESPFTCNVCGKRFTYKSPFDTHMRSHTGERPFACKLCGKSFSRKSSLQIHMVVHTGEKPFPCDQCGKCFRQKTTLDSHMKSHTGESPYICKFCGKSFSSKSTLNGHMRNHTGEKPFNCKVCGKSFTLNGTLKIHMTTHTGEKPFMCAQCGKCFARETTLTYHMGLHSKEYKCHQCGQRFPDKRHLTWHERIHSRETFTCHDCGKSFRFKGHFKVHMRIHTGEKPFTCTHCGKSFSQNITLQIHTRLHTGEKPFTCLRCKRSFTYKRDLKRHLQTHGKKLRCSASGKRPRKRSSLKNQKHVRSGGRQFNCDQCNKTFLLPSHLQIHLKSHANVKPYLCSSCGKRFKWLSSLKWHQKIRICVKLKLRSHRSQK; this comes from the exons ACCTGATGGCGCTGAAAGAAGAGAGGCAAGAACTGACAAAGATAGAAGATCAAGATCAATATGAGAGACTTGACTTCATGACTGCGGAAACAACTTCATCACCAAAAAAAGTTCAGAAGACCGAATCTAACAGTTACTTAACCTGCCatcaatgtggaaagagtttcaagCAAAAATATAACCTTCAAATGCACATGAaggttcacactggagagaagcctttcaaatgccatcagtgtggaaagagtttcgcACGTAAAGAAAGTGTTAAACGCCACATGAATTGTCACACTGGAATGAAGCCTTTCATATGCCAAGTGTGTGGAGCATGTTTAGCACATAAACAAAGCCTTGATTCCCACATGAAAc AACACTCAGGAGAGAACGGTTTTACATGTAATCGGTGTGGAGAGAGTTTCACTTGTAAAGGAAACCTCAAAACTCATGTGAgacttcacactggagaaagTCCTTTTACCTGCAATGTGTGTGGGAAGAGATTCACATACAAATCACCCTTTGATACCCACATGAGAAGTCATACTGGAGAGAGGCCTTTTGCCTGCAAACTGTGTGGGAAGAGCTTCTCACGCAAATCATCTCTTCAGATTCACATGGtcgttcacactggagagaagccgtttccatgtgatcagtgtggaaagtgttTCAGGCAAAAAACAACCCTTGATTCACACATGAAAAGTCACACTGGAGAGAGTCCTTACATCTGCAAATTTTGTGGGAAGAGCTTCTCAAGTAAATCGACCCTTAATGGCCACATGAGAAATCACACAGGAGAGAAGCCCTTCAACTGCAAAGTGTGTGGGAAGAGCTTCACACTAAATGGAACTCTTAAGATTCACATGACAACTCACAcaggagagaagcctttcatgTGTGCTCAGTGTGGAAAATGTTTTGCGCGAGAAACAACCCTTACTTACCACATGGGGCTTCACTCAAAGGAGTATAAATGTCATCAGTGTGGACAGAGATTCCCAGACAAGAGACACCTTACCTGGCATGAAAGAATTCATTCTCGAGAGACTTTCACGTGCCATgactgtggaaagagtttcagattTAAAGGACACTTTAAGGTTCACATGagaatccacactggagagaaaccctTCACCTGCACTcactgtggaaagagtttcagtcaGAACATAACTCTTCAGATTCATACGAGgcttcacactggagagaaacctttcacGTGTCTTCGGTGTAAGAGGAGCTTCACATATAAAAGAGACCTGAAACGTCATTTGCAAACGCATGGAAAGAAACTGCGGTGCTCTGCGAGTGGAAAGAGGCCTAGAAAAAGGAGCAGTTTGAAAAATCAAAAGCATGTTCGCTCTGGAGGAAGGCAGTTTAATTGTGATCAgtgtaataaaacatttcttttgcCATCACACTTACAGATACACCTGAAAAGTCATGCAAATGTGAAACCATATTTGTGTTCTTCATGTGGAAAGCGTTTTAAATGGCTCAGTAGTTTAAAATGGCACCAGAAAATACGCATCTGTGTGAAACTAAAGCTCCGTTCACACCGCAGCCAAAAGTGA